One region of Purpureocillium takamizusanense chromosome 4, complete sequence genomic DNA includes:
- a CDS encoding Choline dehydrogenase (COG:E~antiSMASH:Cluster_4.5~EggNog:ENOG503NU19), producing MTCTTYSASVVVVPDTRSCCARRTVSTAVGCLRQTAVQGLLFSSAPASPDAETVWSAQGGSSSWVLLAISARSLPNMSAELAKVCELATLVASAVAL from the coding sequence ATGACCTGCACCACATActcggccagcgtcgtcgtcgtcccagaCACCAGGTCGTGCTGCGCCCGCAGGaccgtctcgacggcggtcGGGTGCCTCCGTCAGACGGCCGTCCAGGGGCTCTTGTTcagcagcgcgccggcgtcgcccgatGCCGAGACGGTCTGGTCGGCccagggcggcagctcgtcgtgGGTGCTACTAGCAatctcggcgaggtcgcTGCCGAATATgtcggccgagctggcgAAGGTCTGTGAGTTGGCGACGCTAGTAGCTTCTGCCGTCGCGCTGTAG